The Desulfobacterales bacterium genomic interval CCCCTGACCCCTGACCCCTGACCCCTGACCCGTGAGCCCTGATTCCTCCTTGACATCGATTCGTCTACACCCTGCCGCCCACATTCGCTCGCTCTACGTGGAAGAGGATTGCATGGATCTGCCCTATACCCGGGAGATCATTGCCCGGGCCGGGCTGCCGGTGACCGTGGTCCAGGGGCCGGAATCGCTGCAGGCCGGCCTTGCTCCATATCCACAAGGGTTGAGCAGCGGCAAACGGCAACTGCTCCTCTGCCGCAACCGGGGCCGGTTCTTAAAGGATTGTCCCGGCACCAGGGAGTATCTCTGCTGCGGCTACCAGGTGCTGAACATCGGCATGAACTGTCCCATGGACTGTGCCTACTGCATTCTCCAGGCCTATCTCAACAACCCCTGGCTGTCCTTTTTCGTTAATGTCGATGACCTGCTTGCCGAACTGGATGCGGCCTTTGTCGCGGAGCCGGACCGTTTCCGGCGGATCGGCACCGGCGAGTTCACCGACAGCCTTGTCCTGGACCGCTTCACCGGCCTGAGCCGGATCCTGGTCAGCTATATGGCGGATAAAAAAAAGGCAATCCTGGAGCTAAAGACCAAGACCGTGGAGATCGACAACCTGGCCGGTCTCGACCATGGCGGCCGCACCGTGGTGGCCTGGTCCCTGAACAGCCCGCGGATCATGGCCGGCCACGAGTTGCGCTCCGCCACCCTTGAGCAGCGGCTGGCAGCGGCGGCCCGCTGCGCCGACTGGGGCTACCGGCTGGCCTTTCATTTTGACCCGGTTGTCTTTTATCCGGGCTGGCTGCCCGAGTACCGGGAGACCATTGACCGACTGTTCGAGACCGTGCCCGCCGGGAAGATCGCCTGGATCAGCATCGGCGGCCTGCGCTACATGCCCGGTTTGCGGCCCCTGGCCCGGACCCGGTTCCCCGGGGTTCGATTCTTTGACGAGGAGTTTGTCCCGGGCCTGGACGGCAAGCTCCGTTATTTCCGGACCCGGCGGGTGGAGATGTATCGCGGGCTGCTGGAGGCCCTGCGTCAACGGGCCGCTCCCGGGACCTGCATTTATCTCTGCATGGAGAGCAGCGAAATCTGGCAGCAGGTCTTTGGCTACTCTCCGGATGGGCGTGGCGGGCTGGGGGCCATGCTCGATCAAGCGGTGTCAACGGGCGGCTGATGCCATGGCCGGGTATTGATTTTTTTCTCTCCGGCCTTATTGTGTTACCATGCACCATTGCCGGACCGGCTGTCCCGGCCGGCCGTCTCCCGGCAGGAAGAATGATGGCATAAACCAGGCTGTTTGTGGTAGTTAAGAGATTCCTGGATCCGTTGACGGATTCAGGGAGATGATAAAAGCAAGGGGGCGCCGGTGGCCGCGATCACCGGAGCAGTTGATTAACGAACCAAGCTTTAAGGAGCAGGAATGATAAACAAGGCGATTCTGATCGGCAATCTGGGCGCGGATCCCGAGGTCCGCTATACCCAGAACGGTACTGCGGTGGCCAATTTCCGGGTGGCAACCACCGAGACCTGGAAAAAAGAGGGTGGTCAGCGGGAGGAGTCAACCGAATGGCATCGAGTGGTGGCCTTTGCCCGGCTCGGCGAGATCTGCGGCGAGTACCTTGCCAAGGGCAGCAAGGTCTACATCGAGGGCCGGATCCAGACCCGGAAATGGGAGGATCGGGACGGCAACACCCGCTACACCACCGAGATCGTTGCCCGGGAGATGAAGATGCTGTCGCCGCGGGGCGCTGGCAGCGGCGCCGGCAGCGGCGGGTCCAAGCAGGAGGAAGAACCGCCGTTGCAGGACTCCCCGGTCATGGGAGACGACGTGCCGTTTTAGCTGCCGGGCTGGACCCTCCGGCGCCCCCGGCCTTGGGCCGGTTGCATGGGGAATATCAGCTCAAGCCGCCACGGATTCAGGAATTTATTTATGCTGTCCTGCTTGCACGAATCCGTGGCCCTGGTAAACGCTTACCGGCCGGTGGGTTCCGTAAATTTGTAGCCCCTGGTGAACGGTTACATGGAAACAAGATAAACCCGACTGGATGCTCAAGCCAAATCTATGAATTATTACAAAGAACTGGGGGTCTCCAAGAGCAGTTCCCCGGATGAGATCAAAAAGGCCTATCGAAAACTGGCCATGAAGTACCATCCGGACCGGACCAAGGGAGATAAACAGGCTGAAGAAAAATTCAAACGGATCAGCGAGGCCTATGCCGTGCTTTCCGATCCGGAGAAGCGCAAGAAGTACGATGCTTACGGCGCTTCCGGTTTTCAGCAGCGCTATTCCCAGGAGGATATTTTCCGGGGCTCCAACCTGGATGATATCCTCCGGGAGTTCGGTTTTGGTGGTTTCAGCGGCATGGGCGGCAGCTTCCGCTCCACCCGTTCCACCGGGCCGGGCGGAGGTGCTTTTGAGACCTTTTTCCACCAGGCCGGCGGTCCCCGGGCCCGGCAGCAGGTCAAGGGCGCGGACCAGACCTTTGAACTGACCGTGACCCTGAACGAGGTTTTAACCGGCGCGGAGAAGACCATTTCGCTCAGGCGGGAAGGGCGGCTGGAGAATGTCAGCGTCAAGGTCCCGGCCGGGATAGGCGCGGGCAAGAAACTGCGGCTGTCCGGCAAGGGCGCCCCCTCGCCCATGGGCGGCCCGCCGGGCGATCTTTTCCTGGTAATCCGTATCCAGCCCCATCCTGTTTTCACCCGGCACGGCAAGGATCTTGTTGTCGAGCGGAAGATCCCGTACAGCGCCGCCTGTCTCGGCACCGAGGTGACTGTGCGCAACCTCCTGGGCAAGGAACTGCGGGTCAAGGTGCCGGCCGGTATTCAGCCGCAGGCCAAGCTGCGGCTCAAGGGCCATGGATTACCCTCCGGCCCCAAGGGATCGTCGCGTGGGGATATCCTTGTCCAGATAGGGATAGAAGTACCCAGGAAACTGACCGCCGAGCAAAAGCGGTTGATCGGCAAACTGGCTGAGACCGGTCTGTAGACCGTAGTTACACCGGGTTGCACTGGATAAAGGCGGTAGATATGAGAAAGATTGTTCCCTTGCTCTTTGTCGTTCTGATGGGGTGCATTGGTGTTTCTGGTCACGGTGGCAGCAATCGCCTGGTATGAAGTGGGCGCACAAGAAACCCTGTTCCGGCAGGCCGGAGTCGGGGCGTGGATTTACTGGTTGCTGTACGCGGCAAGCGCCCTGGCCCTGGTCTTCTGCCTTCTGCGGACCCGCAGCGCATTGGCCGGCCTCCAGGCCGGGCGAGGTCTGGCCGCGGGACTTGGTGACCCCCTGTGAATCAGGCGCTGGCAGACATCATTCTTGTCATCCATGCGTTGTTCATAGCTTTTGTGGTCATCGGGTTGGCATTGATAGTATCAGGCGGTCTGCGTCGCTGGCCATGGGTCAAGAACTTCTGGTTCAGGCTTGCCCATCTCCTGGCCATCGGCCTGGTTACCGCCGAGGTCTGGCTCGGCCGGGTCTGCCCGCTCACCATTTGGGAAAACAGGCTGCGGGATGGTGCGGAGGGAACCGCCTACCCGGCCGGTTTTATCCAATACTGGCTGAACAGATTGATTTACTGTGACCTGCCGCCATGGGTCTTTCAGCTCGCCTACACACTGTTCGCCATCCTGGTAGTGCTCGCATGGGTCCTGGTCCGGCCCCGGTCACCGTGGCGGAACCATCATCGAACAGAAAGGGAACATGCCGCTTCTTGAAATAAAAAATCTTTCATTTCAGGCCGGTGCCGCCGGGGCTAGAGGACATGTGGACTGCCTGGAAATTGTCTGCGATAATGCGACCGCAAGCGCGATTCCCATAGTCAGGGTAACCAATCCCCTGGCCAAGGTGACCCATGAGGCTGCCATCGGCAGCGTCGATAAGAGGCAGCTTGAAACCCTGATGGCGCACGGCCTGACCCCTGAAGAGGCGGTAGACGTAATTGTAAAAGGTATACTCCGGTAGATTGTCCGGCCGGGCACAGGTCCCGGCATCACCCCCCCCGACAAATCCCATCAGCCCCAAAGCTTGATGAACTCGTAACAACCCGAAAGGCTTCAAATGCCACCCAATAAAATCAACAAGTTACAAGACGAATCACGTCCGTCGAGCGGGTTGTTGCGAGACCGACAAAGCTTATGTCCGTCCGGAAATTTTTATCTTCCGGACGGCTCGACCAGATTGTTTCCAACATCCCTTCACGCCGATTGGATAGATATATCTGGTTATTTTTTTCGCGATCCTTGATCTTGAACGAAATTGCTCAGTTCTGGACGGACACCAGTTAGCCCGCATTTCTCGTAACAAACCCCTTGACACTTGAAAACCATTTTTTTATCTTTCGAGTGTTACTTTTTTTAATAACGTAGCACGATCACTTCCACCCGCATAGCGGACATCTGAAAAGGAGAATGGAAAAAATGAAACGCATAACCGGATATTTCCTGGCAACCTTCCTTGTTTTCTCGGGCAATTCCGCCTTTGGCGCGCACCCGCTGATCAGCGATGATGCCGGCACCCTGGGCAGGGGCAATTCCCAGATCGAAATCACCGGGGAATACGGCAGCGATGATGAGGCAGGCGTCAAGAGCGAGGCGACCGAACTGGCCGTGGCCCTGGGCCATGGGTTGACCGACAGCGTTGACCTCATCCTCGCCATTCCCTATCTGGCAACATGGACCGAGCAGGCCGGGGTCACCACCACCGCGGCCGGGGTCTCGGATCTCTCGGTTGAACTGAAATACCGTTTCTACGACCAGGACGCCCTGAGCCTGGCCCTGAAACCGGGGATCAGCGTGCCCACCGGTGATGAGCAACAGGGCCTGGGCAGCGGCCGGGCCACGGCCAGTCTTTTCTTTATCGCCTCCCACGAGGCGACTCCCTTAACCATGCATCTGAACCTCGGCTATATCCGCAATGAAAACCTGGCCGATGAGCAGAGGGATCTCTGGCATCTCTCCCTTGCCTCGGAACTGGAACTGGACGACCGCCTCAGGGGCGTGGCCAATATCGGCTGGGAGCGGAACCCGGATTCCACCTCAGACACCCCGGTCGCCTTTATCCTGGGCGGGTTTGTTTACTCAATCAACCAGACCGTTGACCTTGACCTGGGAATAAAATACGGCCTGTCCGGCCCGGAAACGGATTTCTCCCTGCTGGCCGGGCTGACCATCTGTTTCTGAACATGGCACCTGGGTGGATGATCGACATCCCGGAGTCTCCTTTCTGTCGCTTACCTTCACCTTTCCCTTGAATGACAAAAGGGACGACGCGGCGAACCTTGCGGAATGTGGATGGAAAAGGTATACCATTATAGAGTCGCGCGACCCGGCCGACAGAGACTTCAGCCTCTCCCGGTTCATCGAGGACGCGCAACAAAAGGTATGCCAACCCATGTGAGCCGCCCATGCCATCCTCTGCCTGCAGCACCAATCCACCATCCTGCCGATACCGGTTATGCCGGGATGATGCCGGTCTGCTTTCCATTGTCTTCCAGGGCCGCCTGGATGAGAGTTCCGCCTCGCGCCTGATCAAGGAGTTCAGCACCCTGCTCAAGGAACAAAAGCCGCGGATGGTGGCCCTTGACCTGTCTGGTGTCGAATATATCGATGACTTCGGGGTCGTGCTGCTGGCGGGCATCAAGAGCACGGTCAGCCGGCAGGGCGGCCGTTTCCGGCTGGGCAACATCCCGGCAGCGGTTGATCGAGTCCTGACAATGCATCATTTCAGCAGCCTCGGCCAACCGGCCGGGGCCGGGGTCCGCGACCAGTCCTCTGCCATCACCAGACTGGGTGGCGCCACTGTCAAGTCATTACAAACGGTTTCCTTTATGCTCGGTTTCCTGGGCGACACCTGCCTCTCTTTCTGCCGGGTCATGGCGCGTCCCCGGCTGCTCAGGGGAAACGACACCCTGACCAATATGCTCAAGATCGGGGTGGACGCCCTGCCGATCGTCGGGCTGATAAGCTTTCTGCTCGGTCTGATCATGGCCTTCATGTCATCGATGCAGCTTGCCCAGTTCGGCGCCAATATCT includes:
- a CDS encoding transporter, which translates into the protein MKRITGYFLATFLVFSGNSAFGAHPLISDDAGTLGRGNSQIEITGEYGSDDEAGVKSEATELAVALGHGLTDSVDLILAIPYLATWTEQAGVTTTAAGVSDLSVELKYRFYDQDALSLALKPGISVPTGDEQQGLGSGRATASLFFIASHEATPLTMHLNLGYIRNENLADEQRDLWHLSLASELELDDRLRGVANIGWERNPDSTSDTPVAFILGGFVYSINQTVDLDLGIKYGLSGPETDFSLLAGLTICF
- a CDS encoding DNA photolyase produces the protein MTSIRLHPAAHIRSLYVEEDCMDLPYTREIIARAGLPVTVVQGPESLQAGLAPYPQGLSSGKRQLLLCRNRGRFLKDCPGTREYLCCGYQVLNIGMNCPMDCAYCILQAYLNNPWLSFFVNVDDLLAELDAAFVAEPDRFRRIGTGEFTDSLVLDRFTGLSRILVSYMADKKKAILELKTKTVEIDNLAGLDHGGRTVVAWSLNSPRIMAGHELRSATLEQRLAAAARCADWGYRLAFHFDPVVFYPGWLPEYRETIDRLFETVPAGKIAWISIGGLRYMPGLRPLARTRFPGVRFFDEEFVPGLDGKLRYFRTRRVEMYRGLLEALRQRAAPGTCIYLCMESSEIWQQVFGYSPDGRGGLGAMLDQAVSTGG
- a CDS encoding DnaJ domain-containing protein — its product is MNYYKELGVSKSSSPDEIKKAYRKLAMKYHPDRTKGDKQAEEKFKRISEAYAVLSDPEKRKKYDAYGASGFQQRYSQEDIFRGSNLDDILREFGFGGFSGMGGSFRSTRSTGPGGGAFETFFHQAGGPRARQQVKGADQTFELTVTLNEVLTGAEKTISLRREGRLENVSVKVPAGIGAGKKLRLSGKGAPSPMGGPPGDLFLVIRIQPHPVFTRHGKDLVVERKIPYSAACLGTEVTVRNLLGKELRVKVPAGIQPQAKLRLKGHGLPSGPKGSSRGDILVQIGIEVPRKLTAEQKRLIGKLAETGL
- a CDS encoding SufD family Fe-S cluster assembly protein codes for the protein MPLLEIKNLSFQAGAAGARGHVDCLEIVCDNATASAIPIVRVTNPLAKVTHEAAIGSVDKRQLETLMAHGLTPEEAVDVIVKGILR
- a CDS encoding DUF2784 domain-containing protein — translated: MNQALADIILVIHALFIAFVVIGLALIVSGGLRRWPWVKNFWFRLAHLLAIGLVTAEVWLGRVCPLTIWENRLRDGAEGTAYPAGFIQYWLNRLIYCDLPPWVFQLAYTLFAILVVLAWVLVRPRSPWRNHHRTEREHAAS
- a CDS encoding single-stranded DNA-binding protein — its product is MINKAILIGNLGADPEVRYTQNGTAVANFRVATTETWKKEGGQREESTEWHRVVAFARLGEICGEYLAKGSKVYIEGRIQTRKWEDRDGNTRYTTEIVAREMKMLSPRGAGSGAGSGGSKQEEEPPLQDSPVMGDDVPF
- a CDS encoding MlaE family lipid ABC transporter permease subunit encodes the protein MPSSACSTNPPSCRYRLCRDDAGLLSIVFQGRLDESSASRLIKEFSTLLKEQKPRMVALDLSGVEYIDDFGVVLLAGIKSTVSRQGGRFRLGNIPAAVDRVLTMHHFSSLGQPAGAGVRDQSSAITRLGGATVKSLQTVSFMLGFLGDTCLSFCRVMARPRLLRGNDTLTNMLKIGVDALPIVGLISFLLGLIMAFMSSMQLAQFGANIYVASLVSLSMTRELGPIMTAIIVAGRSGSAFAAEIGTMKISEEIDALFTMGIDPHIFLVLPRMLAALLVVPLLTLFSDLFAILGGMLVGVSMLDLTVNGYINQTIHSLDLFDVYWGVGKAALFALLISWTGCLRGFQVQGGAAGVGQATTSAVVTSIFLIILSDSLLVVMLHYLER